A portion of the Rhodanobacter sp. AS-Z3 genome contains these proteins:
- the queC gene encoding 7-cyano-7-deazaguanine synthase QueC: MSQIPLRKAVVLVSGGMDSAVVIALAREQGYQVHALSVSYGQRHHSELAASDRVSRMLGAAEHKTVSIDLRSIGGSALTADIDVPLDTADSNAIPVTYVPARNTIMLSIALGWAEVLGSSDIWCGVNAVDYSGYPDCRPAFIEAFEQLANLATKAGVEGAGIRVHAPLMRMSKADIAREGQRLGVDFSATVSCYKADDDGRACGHCDACRLRAQGFREAGLVDPTRYR, translated from the coding sequence ATGTCTCAAATTCCTTTGCGCAAAGCCGTTGTGCTGGTTTCCGGTGGTATGGACTCGGCCGTGGTCATCGCGCTCGCGCGTGAGCAGGGCTATCAGGTGCACGCGCTGAGCGTGTCGTATGGGCAGCGCCATCATTCCGAGCTGGCGGCTTCTGACCGGGTGTCCAGGATGCTGGGCGCGGCTGAACACAAGACGGTAAGCATCGACCTGCGCAGTATCGGCGGCTCGGCACTCACCGCCGACATCGACGTGCCGCTCGATACGGCGGACAGCAACGCCATTCCGGTCACCTACGTGCCGGCGCGTAACACGATCATGCTGTCGATTGCACTGGGCTGGGCCGAGGTGCTGGGTTCCAGTGACATCTGGTGCGGCGTCAACGCGGTTGATTATTCCGGCTACCCGGATTGCCGCCCGGCCTTCATTGAGGCGTTCGAGCAACTGGCCAACCTGGCCACCAAGGCGGGTGTGGAAGGTGCCGGCATCCGCGTGCATGCGCCGTTGATGCGCATGAGCAAGGCAGATATTGCGCGTGAAGGGCAGCGTCTGGGCGTGGACTTTTCCGCCACGGTCAGTTGCTATAAAGCAGACGACGATGGGCGGGCCTGTGGCCATTGCGATGCCTGCCGCCTGCGCGCGCAGGGTTTCCGCGAGGCGGGTTTGGTTGATCCTACGCGCTATCGGTGA
- a CDS encoding LysR substrate-binding domain-containing protein encodes MNLRDLQYLVALAEHRHFGHAANACFVSQPTLSTQIKKLEDELGVPLVERTPRKVLLTEVGRDIAARARSVLNEIEQIRGVARRTLDPESGTVRLGIFPTLGPYLLPHVLPLVRKAFPRLELLLVEEKSETVLRLLHEGKLDAGILALPLHEDSLHHEFLFEEPFLLAVSEAHPLAHKQSQLKLSDLSNQNLLLLEDGHCLRDQALEVCHLAGAGEHSGFRATSLETLRQMVAANVGITLLPVTAVKPPVAAVENLHLIEFKGTPPSRRIAMVWRKSSAMHAFLKRLAEVLRELPPDVLDAHTAATPMASAKKSAKR; translated from the coding sequence ATGAATCTGCGTGATCTTCAATACCTGGTCGCCTTGGCCGAACATCGCCACTTTGGTCACGCAGCGAACGCCTGTTTTGTCAGCCAGCCCACCCTGTCGACACAGATCAAAAAGCTGGAAGACGAACTCGGCGTGCCGCTGGTCGAGCGCACGCCACGCAAGGTGCTGCTGACCGAGGTCGGTCGCGACATTGCCGCCCGCGCGCGCAGTGTGCTCAACGAAATTGAGCAGATTCGCGGCGTGGCCCGGCGCACGCTCGATCCCGAATCCGGCACGGTGCGGCTGGGCATCTTCCCGACGCTTGGCCCATATCTACTGCCGCATGTGTTGCCGCTGGTGCGCAAGGCATTCCCGCGACTGGAGTTGCTGCTGGTCGAGGAAAAAAGCGAGACCGTGCTGCGCCTGTTGCACGAAGGCAAGCTGGACGCCGGCATCCTCGCGCTGCCGTTGCACGAAGACAGCCTGCATCATGAATTTCTGTTCGAAGAACCCTTTCTGCTGGCCGTGTCCGAAGCGCACCCGCTGGCGCACAAGCAGAGCCAGTTGAAGTTGTCTGATCTGTCCAACCAGAACCTGCTGTTGCTGGAAGACGGTCATTGCCTGCGCGATCAGGCGCTGGAGGTCTGCCACCTGGCCGGCGCGGGCGAACATTCGGGCTTTCGCGCCACCAGCCTGGAGACCTTGCGCCAGATGGTGGCGGCGAACGTCGGCATCACGCTGCTGCCAGTGACCGCCGTGAAGCCACCGGTAGCCGCGGTGGAGAACTTGCACCTGATCGAATTCAAGGGCACACCGCCAAGTCGGCGCATTGCGATGGTCTGGCGCAAGAGTTCGGCGATGCATGCTTTCCTGAAACGTCTTGCCGAGGTACTTCGCGAACTGCCCCCCGACGTACTCGATGCGCATACTGCCGCTACGCCGATGGCATCAGCGAAGAAGTCAGCCAAGCGCTGA
- a CDS encoding nucleoside deaminase — MLPLQIHLTLPPWIGDVADTNKRYQSDEERVGLAVELSKQNVERGGGGPFGAAVFNSHSGRLVAVGVNRVVPQSCSVAHAEMMVIMIAQQRLSRHRLNEDGGHYVLATSSQPCCQCYGASVWAGIDELLIGARAEDVEELTDFDEGPLPADWIGELNRRNIVVRRDILRDQAREVLATYGASGTSY, encoded by the coding sequence ATGCTGCCCCTGCAAATTCATTTGACCCTGCCGCCGTGGATCGGTGACGTGGCCGATACCAACAAGCGTTACCAGAGCGACGAGGAACGCGTCGGCCTGGCCGTCGAGTTGTCGAAGCAGAACGTGGAACGTGGTGGTGGCGGACCTTTCGGTGCGGCCGTGTTCAACAGCCACAGTGGGCGGCTGGTCGCCGTGGGCGTCAATCGCGTGGTGCCACAGAGCTGTTCGGTGGCGCATGCGGAAATGATGGTCATCATGATCGCGCAGCAACGGCTGAGCCGGCATCGCTTGAACGAGGACGGCGGCCATTACGTATTGGCGACCAGTTCGCAGCCCTGCTGCCAGTGCTATGGCGCCAGCGTGTGGGCGGGCATTGATGAATTGCTGATCGGCGCCCGCGCAGAGGATGTCGAGGAATTGACCGATTTCGACGAAGGCCCGCTGCCGGCAGACTGGATCGGCGAACTCAACCGCCGCAACATCGTCGTGCGCCGTGACATCCTGCGCGACCAGGCCCGCGAAGTACTCGCCACCTACGGCGCCAGTGGCACATCGTATTGA
- the queE gene encoding 7-carboxy-7-deazaguanine synthase QueE, whose amino-acid sequence MSGNDGQQAPATPAATSAERLRITEIFHSIQGEADAIGWRTVFVRLTGCPLRCVWCDTEYSFYGGNWHDIDEIIAEVATHGARHVCVTGGEPLAQKRCLILLQRLCDAGYEVSLETSGALDVAAVDPRVRKVMDLKAPGSGESKRNLWSNLDHLLPHDQIKIVIASREDYEWACARLAEHKLADRCMVLFSPVHGAVEPRALAEWIIADKLDVRFQLQLHKLLWDDAAGK is encoded by the coding sequence ATGAGCGGCAATGACGGGCAACAGGCGCCCGCAACGCCTGCTGCGACCTCCGCCGAGCGGCTCCGCATCACCGAGATCTTCCACTCGATTCAGGGCGAGGCCGATGCAATCGGTTGGCGCACGGTATTCGTTCGGCTCACCGGCTGCCCATTGCGATGCGTCTGGTGCGATACCGAATACTCCTTCTATGGCGGCAACTGGCACGACATCGACGAGATCATCGCCGAAGTCGCTACCCATGGTGCGCGACATGTCTGCGTAACCGGCGGTGAGCCGCTGGCACAGAAGCGCTGCCTGATCCTGCTGCAGCGCTTGTGCGATGCCGGCTATGAGGTGTCGCTGGAAACCTCCGGTGCGCTGGATGTTGCGGCGGTCGATCCGCGCGTGCGCAAGGTGATGGATCTGAAGGCGCCCGGTTCGGGCGAGAGCAAGCGCAACCTGTGGTCGAACCTCGATCACCTGCTGCCGCATGACCAGATCAAGATCGTCATCGCCAGTCGCGAAGATTACGAATGGGCCTGCGCCAGGCTAGCTGAGCACAAGCTGGCGGATCGTTGCATGGTGTTGTTCTCGCCAGTGCATGGGGCGGTCGAGCCGCGTGCACTAGCGGAGTGGATCATCGCCGACAAGCTGGACGTGCGGTTTCAGCTGCAGCTGCACAAGCTGCTGTGGGATGACGCTGCCGGAAAATGA
- the pal gene encoding peptidoglycan-associated lipoprotein Pal produces MNKTVRVALVALLCVGAAACSKKQEVKPQPMPEQTAPVQAPVSDGKYTPADLDTDACLRQRVVYFDFDKTEIKPEFQQIMACHAKYLQDRPMSHMRLEGNTDERGTREYNLGLGERRGNAVSSALQANGGQASQVEVISYGKEKPVCREHNEDCWSKNRRVEIVYTAQ; encoded by the coding sequence ATGAATAAGACCGTTCGCGTCGCCCTGGTTGCCCTGCTTTGCGTAGGCGCGGCCGCTTGCTCCAAGAAGCAGGAAGTCAAGCCGCAGCCGATGCCGGAGCAGACCGCTCCCGTGCAGGCGCCCGTCTCTGACGGCAAGTACACCCCTGCCGATCTCGATACCGATGCCTGCCTGCGTCAGCGCGTCGTGTACTTCGATTTCGACAAGACCGAAATCAAGCCGGAATTCCAGCAGATCATGGCGTGCCACGCCAAGTACCTGCAGGATCGCCCGATGTCGCACATGCGTCTGGAAGGCAACACCGACGAGCGCGGCACCCGCGAGTACAACTTGGGCCTCGGCGAGCGTCGTGGCAATGCTGTGTCCAGCGCGCTGCAGGCCAACGGTGGCCAGGCCAGCCAGGTGGAAGTGATCAGCTACGGCAAGGAAAAGCCGGTTTGCCGTGAGCACAACGAGGATTGCTGGAGCAAGAATCGTCGCGTCGAGATCGTCTACACGGCGCAGTAA
- a CDS encoding M1 family metallopeptidase — protein sequence MRRLIRPLMLTALATCCGAAFAATAEQAPQGRLPGWAVPQSYQLAFKVDPAQQDFSGTTTIRVKLSQASDHLWLDGAELKVSKVSITDAAGKLHVGKYVSVDPKAGVVRVDFGSTLQPQDLTVRLEYTAPLNAQLQGLYKVTAKGQPYAMTQMEPISARFAFPSFDEPGFKTPFDISITVPNSENVVANTQQVKQAPAGKGWKTVTFAQTLPLPTYLVAFAVGPWDIVAGPDISPDAYRSTPLKLRGIAAKGEGHRMEHVLGETPSIIHALENYYGFGYPFDKLDLLAAPDFSAGAMENAGLVTFRDWLLLIDKDSPARNVQGSFNVNAHELAHQWTGDTVTTEWWNDIWLNEAFATWMQQKVTMEVHPEYRADLDRVRGAQGAMNNDSLVSARSIRQPITGNGDIMTAFDGITYQKGASVLGMFESYVGEKTFQKGMRAYIQQHKFGNATAIDLVNSIATAADKGDPFKEAFKSFLNQSGVPYVATKLEQKDGKTVLQLSQSRYLPVGSSGDAQRIWGVPVCVRYGTTASGKAGAPSSKVACDMLDKASGSMTLADASTPTWVMPNANASGYYRFSLDKSALASLVKQIGKLSDAEQLAYADAVGASFRHGDLDAGDVMMALRPLTSSKIREVATAPLGQLDWIYRYVASTDAQRARVADWVKAAYLPQLEQLGYQRKAGETEDAALMRSTLASALAFDYKVPEVRAALLKQGEAALKPKSDGSLDLGAADPDLLGEALGVAVQEHGKSAVDALIAELPKTSDPSLRNGILGGLSNVDDPALTEQVRDFALTKPVKVGEMGMLLMGGRDTVAERDAMWTWFTAHYAQILGRTGSFAGGRLPGLAGAGGCSPAEGDRLQAFFKDRADDAAGIARGLAQTSESIRLCSALQAKQDSASILR from the coding sequence ATGCGTCGACTCATTCGCCCCCTCATGCTCACTGCGCTCGCCACCTGTTGTGGCGCGGCGTTTGCCGCCACGGCTGAACAGGCACCGCAGGGCCGATTGCCGGGCTGGGCCGTGCCGCAGTCGTACCAGTTGGCATTCAAGGTTGACCCTGCACAGCAGGATTTCTCCGGCACCACCACGATCAGGGTGAAGCTGAGCCAGGCGTCCGACCATTTGTGGCTGGACGGCGCGGAACTGAAAGTGTCGAAGGTGAGCATCACCGACGCCGCCGGCAAGCTGCATGTGGGCAAGTACGTCAGCGTGGACCCCAAGGCTGGCGTGGTGCGGGTGGACTTTGGCAGCACGCTGCAGCCACAAGACCTCACCGTGAGGCTTGAATACACCGCGCCGCTGAACGCGCAGTTGCAGGGCCTGTACAAGGTCACCGCGAAAGGCCAGCCGTACGCGATGACGCAGATGGAGCCGATCAGCGCACGCTTCGCGTTCCCGAGCTTCGACGAACCCGGCTTCAAGACCCCGTTCGACATCAGCATCACCGTGCCGAACAGCGAAAACGTGGTGGCCAACACGCAGCAGGTAAAGCAGGCGCCAGCGGGCAAAGGCTGGAAGACCGTGACCTTCGCGCAGACGCTGCCGCTGCCGACCTATCTGGTGGCGTTCGCGGTCGGTCCGTGGGACATCGTTGCTGGCCCGGACATCTCGCCCGACGCGTACCGCAGCACGCCGCTGAAATTGCGCGGCATCGCAGCCAAGGGTGAAGGCCATCGCATGGAACACGTGCTGGGCGAAACGCCGAGCATCATTCACGCGCTGGAGAACTACTACGGCTTCGGCTACCCGTTCGACAAGCTTGACCTGCTGGCCGCGCCGGACTTCTCCGCTGGTGCGATGGAAAACGCCGGGCTGGTGACGTTCCGTGACTGGCTGCTGCTGATCGACAAGGATTCCCCGGCGCGCAACGTGCAGGGTTCGTTCAACGTCAACGCGCACGAACTGGCGCATCAGTGGACCGGCGACACGGTGACCACCGAATGGTGGAACGACATCTGGTTGAACGAAGCGTTCGCGACCTGGATGCAGCAGAAAGTCACCATGGAAGTGCACCCGGAATACCGCGCCGATCTGGATCGCGTGCGTGGCGCGCAGGGCGCGATGAACAACGACAGCCTGGTCAGCGCACGCAGTATCCGTCAGCCGATCACCGGCAACGGCGACATCATGACCGCGTTCGACGGCATCACCTATCAGAAGGGTGCCAGCGTACTCGGCATGTTCGAGAGCTATGTGGGCGAGAAGACCTTCCAGAAAGGCATGCGCGCGTATATCCAGCAGCACAAGTTCGGCAATGCCACGGCCATCGATCTGGTCAATTCCATCGCCACCGCTGCAGACAAGGGTGACCCGTTCAAAGAGGCGTTCAAGAGTTTCCTCAATCAGTCGGGCGTGCCCTACGTGGCCACCAAACTGGAGCAGAAGGACGGCAAGACCGTGCTGCAGCTCAGCCAGAGCCGCTACCTGCCGGTTGGCAGCAGCGGGGACGCGCAGCGCATCTGGGGCGTGCCGGTCTGCGTGCGCTACGGCACCACCGCCAGCGGCAAAGCGGGAGCGCCGTCCAGCAAGGTCGCTTGCGACATGCTCGACAAGGCGAGTGGATCGATGACCCTGGCCGACGCCAGCACGCCGACCTGGGTGATGCCGAATGCGAACGCCAGTGGCTACTACCGCTTCAGTCTCGACAAGAGTGCGCTGGCCAGCCTGGTCAAGCAGATCGGCAAGCTCAGCGACGCCGAGCAATTGGCCTACGCCGATGCGGTGGGTGCCAGCTTCCGTCATGGCGACCTCGATGCCGGTGACGTGATGATGGCGCTGCGCCCGCTGACCTCCTCGAAGATTCGCGAAGTAGCTACGGCGCCGCTGGGTCAGCTGGACTGGATCTATCGCTATGTGGCCAGCACGGACGCGCAGCGTGCGCGCGTGGCTGACTGGGTCAAGGCGGCTTACCTGCCGCAACTCGAACAGCTTGGCTACCAGCGCAAGGCCGGCGAAACCGAGGATGCAGCCTTGATGCGCAGCACCCTCGCCAGTGCCTTGGCCTTCGACTACAAGGTGCCTGAAGTCCGCGCAGCGCTGCTCAAGCAGGGTGAGGCGGCGCTGAAACCGAAGTCTGATGGAAGTTTGGACCTGGGCGCTGCCGATCCAGACCTGCTCGGCGAAGCGCTTGGTGTGGCGGTGCAGGAACACGGCAAGAGTGCGGTCGATGCACTGATCGCCGAACTGCCCAAGACCAGCGATCCGTCGCTGCGCAACGGCATTCTGGGCGGTTTGTCCAACGTGGACGATCCCGCGCTGACCGAACAGGTGCGCGACTTTGCCCTGACCAAGCCAGTCAAGGTGGGCGAAATGGGCATGCTGTTAATGGGCGGTCGCGATACCGTCGCCGAGCGTGATGCGATGTGGACCTGGTTCACCGCGCACTACGCGCAGATCCTGGGTCGCACTGGCAGCTTCGCCGGTGGTCGCTTGCCGGGACTGGCCGGAGCGGGCGGTTGCAGTCCGGCCGAAGGCGATCGCCTGCAGGCGTTTTTCAAGGACCGCGCCGACGATGCCGCCGGCATTGCCCGCGGCCTGGCTCAGACCAGCGAAAGCATTCGTCTGTGCAGCGCGTTGCAGGCGAAGCAGGATTCGGCAAGCATCCTGCGCTGA
- a CDS encoding DUF2007 domain-containing protein, translating into MHTAYRAENLFDAHLVKDALEAGGIPAFIAGEYLTGAIGQLPAMDYIAVMVPEAALVDAHAIVAELEAQLAEARQVMRDDELPGEPVPC; encoded by the coding sequence ATGCATACCGCTTATCGCGCTGAAAACCTGTTTGATGCCCATCTGGTCAAGGATGCGTTGGAGGCTGGTGGCATCCCGGCGTTCATTGCCGGTGAGTACCTGACCGGCGCGATCGGCCAACTGCCGGCGATGGACTACATCGCGGTGATGGTGCCGGAGGCGGCCTTGGTCGACGCCCATGCCATCGTGGCCGAGCTCGAGGCGCAGCTGGCCGAAGCGCGCCAGGTGATGCGGGACGACGAGTTGCCTGGCGAGCCGGTGCCATGCTGA
- a CDS encoding VTT domain-containing protein, protein MSRWRATLPLALLVLAGIVLFASGSLDQLTPHQLLANQASLHAQIGEHPWLSRLAFMGLLTLTVATGIPGTFMVIMAGGFAFGVFDATLYSSIGLTLGSLILFLASRYAFGPGSRQPPALVARLHHGFEKHPISYTLFLRFIPVVPFGAVTVALAWLRCPLWLFLGASWLGGTVSLIFETSIGAGLDDAMSQSDSIGLGLLMHREILLPLGAIALLALLPLLIERITRRWRQRHGHDH, encoded by the coding sequence TTGAGTCGTTGGCGCGCCACGTTACCGCTGGCGCTGCTGGTGCTTGCCGGCATCGTGCTGTTTGCTTCCGGTTCCTTGGACCAGCTCACTCCGCACCAGCTGCTGGCTAACCAGGCCAGTCTGCACGCGCAGATCGGCGAGCATCCGTGGTTGAGTCGACTCGCGTTCATGGGCCTGCTGACACTCACCGTGGCTACCGGCATCCCCGGCACCTTCATGGTGATCATGGCGGGCGGCTTTGCCTTCGGCGTCTTCGATGCCACGCTGTACTCGTCGATCGGCCTGACCTTGGGATCGCTGATCCTGTTTCTCGCCAGTCGCTACGCATTCGGTCCCGGAAGCCGCCAACCGCCGGCCCTCGTGGCGCGACTTCACCACGGCTTCGAGAAACACCCGATCAGCTACACGCTCTTCCTGCGTTTCATTCCGGTAGTCCCGTTTGGGGCTGTCACCGTCGCACTCGCCTGGCTGCGCTGTCCGCTGTGGCTGTTTCTCGGCGCCAGCTGGTTGGGTGGCACCGTCTCGCTGATCTTCGAAACCTCGATCGGCGCCGGCCTGGATGATGCCATGAGCCAGAGCGACAGCATCGGCCTGGGCCTGCTGATGCATCGCGAGATTCTGCTGCCACTGGGAGCGATTGCCCTGCTCGCCCTGCTGCCGTTGTTGATCGAGCGCATCACGCGGCGATGGCGGCAACGGCATGGCCATGACCACTAA
- a CDS encoding adenine phosphoribosyltransferase, with amino-acid sequence MHELAALIRAVADFPRAGVVFRDVTPLLADATGFARCIDALAEPWQGQGVQAVCGIEARGFIFGAALAQKLHAGFVPLRKPGKLPPPVIAADYQLEYGVDRLEIQRDAIRAGERVLLVDDVLATGGTLGAARALVKQLEAELLGASVVIELVGLGGRDRWPSETPLQSLLRY; translated from the coding sequence ATGCATGAACTCGCTGCGTTGATCCGCGCTGTCGCCGATTTTCCGCGTGCCGGCGTGGTGTTCCGCGACGTGACTCCGTTGCTGGCCGATGCAACCGGCTTTGCCCGCTGCATCGACGCCTTGGCAGAGCCCTGGCAGGGCCAAGGCGTGCAGGCCGTGTGTGGCATCGAGGCGCGCGGTTTCATTTTTGGCGCCGCGCTGGCGCAGAAACTTCATGCCGGCTTCGTGCCGTTGCGCAAGCCTGGCAAGTTGCCGCCACCGGTGATCGCGGCGGACTATCAACTTGAATACGGTGTGGATCGGCTGGAGATTCAGCGCGATGCCATCCGTGCGGGCGAGCGTGTGCTGCTGGTCGATGATGTGCTGGCTACCGGCGGCACCCTCGGCGCGGCGCGGGCGTTGGTCAAGCAACTGGAGGCCGAGTTGCTGGGAGCCAGTGTGGTGATCGAATTGGTCGGCCTGGGAGGGCGTGATCGCTGGCCTTCCGAAACGCCGTTGCAAAGCCTGTTGCGCTACTGA
- a CDS encoding glutamine--tRNA ligase/YqeY domain fusion protein, protein MSNDQPAAAPAQPPATVPQDFIRQIVRDDLASGKHTAIHTRFPPEPNGYLHIGHAKAICLSFGIAREFGGWCNLRLDDTNPGKENPEFAEGIKDDVRWLGFEWHELRHASDYFEVFYRSACKLISDGVAYVDDLDAEQMRAYRGTLTEAGRHSPYRERSVEENLDLFARMRAGEFADGSKTLRAKIDMSAGNINMRDPAIYRVRKIAHQNTGDAWPIYPMYDYAHCLSDALEGITHSLCTLEFEDHRPLYDWFVDKVDLPNHPELWQSLLDAGLPTQPAKPRQIEFSRLNLSYCITSKRKLAQLVSENYVDGWDDPRMNTLRGLRRRGFTPAGLRLLIERLGVSKQNSVIDYAVLEGCIREDLDATAARRMAVLDPLKLVLTNLPEDHDETLSFPNHPKDESFGTRDVPFAREVWIERDDFAEVPPKGFHRLKPEGEVRLRGVGIVKCTDIIKDADGNVTELHATLDPETRHGLPGADRKVKGTIHWVSAKHAIATEVRLYDRQFSVPAPDHEEDGKTWLDYINPDAKRVVRAWLEPAAAHVEPEQRFQFERLGYFVADRVDHRAEAPVFNRTVTLRDVWAKAAGQ, encoded by the coding sequence ATGTCGAACGATCAGCCAGCCGCCGCACCCGCCCAGCCGCCGGCCACGGTGCCCCAGGATTTCATCCGGCAGATCGTGCGTGACGACCTCGCCTCGGGCAAGCACACGGCGATCCACACCCGGTTCCCGCCCGAGCCAAACGGCTACCTGCACATCGGTCACGCCAAGGCGATCTGCCTGAGCTTCGGCATCGCAAGGGAATTCGGCGGCTGGTGCAACCTGCGCCTGGACGACACCAATCCGGGCAAGGAAAACCCCGAGTTCGCCGAGGGTATCAAGGACGACGTGCGCTGGCTCGGCTTCGAATGGCACGAGCTGCGCCATGCCTCGGATTATTTCGAAGTGTTCTATCGTTCCGCCTGCAAGTTGATCAGCGATGGCGTGGCCTACGTTGACGATCTCGACGCCGAACAGATGCGCGCCTATCGCGGCACGCTGACCGAAGCCGGTCGCCACTCGCCATATCGCGAGCGCTCGGTGGAGGAGAATCTCGACCTGTTCGCGCGCATGCGCGCCGGCGAGTTCGCCGATGGCAGCAAGACGCTGCGCGCGAAGATCGACATGAGCGCGGGCAATATCAACATGCGCGACCCGGCGATCTACCGGGTGCGCAAGATCGCCCACCAGAACACCGGCGATGCCTGGCCGATCTATCCGATGTACGACTACGCGCATTGCCTTTCCGATGCGCTGGAAGGCATCACCCATTCGCTGTGCACGCTGGAGTTCGAGGACCACCGGCCGCTGTATGACTGGTTCGTCGACAAGGTCGACCTGCCGAACCATCCGGAACTGTGGCAGTCGCTGCTCGACGCCGGGCTGCCCACGCAGCCGGCCAAGCCGCGCCAGATCGAATTCTCGCGCTTGAACCTCAGCTATTGCATCACCAGCAAGCGCAAGCTGGCCCAGCTGGTCAGCGAAAACTACGTGGACGGCTGGGACGACCCGCGCATGAACACGCTGCGCGGACTGCGGCGACGTGGCTTTACGCCCGCCGGATTGCGCCTGTTGATCGAGCGTCTGGGCGTGAGCAAGCAGAACAGCGTGATCGACTACGCCGTGCTGGAAGGCTGCATCCGCGAAGACCTGGATGCCACCGCCGCGCGGCGCATGGCGGTGCTCGATCCGCTCAAGCTGGTGCTGACCAACCTGCCTGAAGATCACGACGAAACGCTGAGCTTCCCCAATCACCCGAAAGACGAAAGCTTTGGCACGCGCGACGTACCGTTCGCTCGCGAAGTGTGGATCGAGCGCGACGATTTCGCCGAAGTGCCGCCAAAAGGCTTCCATCGCCTGAAACCCGAGGGCGAAGTACGCTTGCGCGGCGTCGGCATCGTGAAGTGCACCGACATCATCAAGGATGCCGACGGCAACGTGACCGAGCTGCACGCCACGCTTGATCCGGAAACCCGTCACGGTTTGCCCGGCGCCGATCGCAAGGTGAAGGGCACGATCCATTGGGTCAGCGCAAAACATGCGATAGCCACCGAAGTGCGCCTCTACGATCGTCAGTTCAGCGTGCCCGCGCCGGACCACGAGGAAGACGGCAAAACTTGGCTCGACTATATCAACCCCGATGCGAAGCGCGTGGTGCGGGCGTGGCTGGAGCCAGCCGCCGCGCACGTCGAACCCGAGCAGCGTTTCCAGTTCGAGCGGCTGGGCTACTTCGTCGCCGACCGCGTCGACCATCGCGCCGAAGCCCCGGTTTTCAACCGCACCGTGACCTTGCGTGACGTGTGGGCCAAGGCCGCCGGCCAGTAA
- the ybgF gene encoding tol-pal system protein YbgF yields the protein MMKRLAKSFAARIGTAVAIASAVLFAFPAFAQDSRLSLADRVARLEQQAQNKDQTGTGMVNQMQQLQAQVQQLQGQVEELQHQLQTLEDKNKAQYTDLDARLGRIESGGAGASAGNAAPQAAQAVNPPPVATSTPVPAAASNSAATKAPTAPGNTAAAADPAAAQAAYDVAFKSIRSGNYVEASREFRSFIQQYPTHALAPNAWYWLGESYYATTNYSVALESFQQLLSQFPQSDKAPDALLKVGYSQLELNKNAEAKATLTQVTSKYPGSKAASLAKERLQRLQLQSGN from the coding sequence ATGATGAAGCGACTGGCTAAGAGCTTTGCAGCCAGGATCGGCACGGCGGTCGCGATTGCGTCCGCCGTGCTGTTCGCGTTCCCGGCATTTGCGCAGGATTCCCGATTGAGCCTCGCCGATCGTGTCGCGCGGCTGGAACAGCAGGCACAGAACAAGGACCAGACCGGTACCGGCATGGTCAATCAGATGCAGCAGTTGCAGGCACAAGTGCAGCAGTTGCAGGGACAAGTCGAGGAGCTGCAGCACCAGCTGCAGACACTAGAAGACAAGAACAAGGCCCAATACACCGACCTCGACGCCCGTCTGGGCCGTATCGAGTCGGGTGGCGCTGGTGCCTCGGCCGGTAACGCCGCTCCGCAGGCCGCGCAAGCTGTCAATCCACCGCCAGTGGCTACCAGCACGCCGGTTCCTGCCGCCGCCAGCAATTCGGCGGCGACCAAGGCACCGACTGCTCCGGGCAACACTGCTGCGGCAGCCGATCCCGCCGCGGCCCAGGCTGCGTACGATGTGGCATTCAAGTCGATCCGCAGCGGCAATTACGTGGAAGCGTCACGCGAGTTCCGCAGTTTCATCCAGCAATACCCAACGCATGCGTTGGCGCCGAACGCCTGGTATTGGCTGGGCGAGTCGTATTACGCCACCACCAATTATTCGGTGGCGCTGGAATCGTTCCAGCAGTTGCTCAGCCAATTTCCGCAAAGCGACAAGGCGCCTGACGCGTTACTCAAAGTGGGCTACAGCCAGCTTGAGTTGAACAAGAATGCCGAAGCCAAGGCCACGCTTACCCAGGTGACCAGCAAGTACCCGGGTTCCAAGGCGGCAAGTCTGGCCAAGGAACGTCTGCAGCGCCTGCAGCTGCAGTCGGGCAACTGA